The genomic segment TTAACTTGGCAAGATTTCTCGCAATTATCGGAAGCCGTTCCGCTTTTAACCCGAATTTATCCAAACGGACCAGCCGATATTAATGATTTTCATCAAGCCGGTGGCGTTCCGTTATTGATGCAATTACTTGCTGAGCGCGGACTAATTCATTTGGATGCGACGCCGATTTATGGCAACATGCAGGATTATTGCAAAATCCCGACATTGGAAAACGATGAGATTGTTTATAAGTCGATTGAAGACAGCTTAAACCCTGATGTCATTGCCTCTCGCGGACAATATTTCAGCCCGCAAGGCGGACTGAAAATGGTTTCCGGTAATTTAGGTACTGGCGTAATTAAAGTCAGTGCAGTGGAAAAAACGTATCAAAAATTGACCGCACTTGCTTTAGTATTTGAAGATCAAAACGAAGTTGTTCGCGCCTACCAAAACGGGCAGTTAAAACGAGATGCGGTAATTGTCGTGCGTAATAGTGGTCCGGCGGCACGAGGAATGCCGGAATTGCATAAACTTATGCCAATTTTAGGTAATGTGATGGAAGAAGGTTATCGCGTTATGCTAGTAACCGATGGTCCTTTATCTGGTGCCTCGGGAAAAGTGCCGTCGATTATCCATATGAGCCCAGAATCAGTGAAAGGTGGACCCTTAGCGTTTATTGAAACCGGTGATATGGTTGAAATCGATGTTGAAAAAGGCACTATTCATTGCCTAGCTGATTTATCACAACGTTCCGCTTATCAACCTGATTTATCCGCTGCCTATTATCATAGCGGACGGGAACTTTTTGCATTATTTAGAAAAAACGTTTCTTCTGCCCAAGAAGGCGCAACCGTTTTATTTTAATTTGAGGAAAAAATTATGCAGTGGAATTTATCACCCCAAGCGGTCTTTGCCGCTTCGCCCGTTGTACCAGTTATGGTTATCAAAAAATTGGAAGATTCTATTCCTATGGCGAATGCATTATTGGAAGGAGGAATTTCTGTTTTTGAAATTACGTTACGTAGCCAAATTGCCGTTGAAGCTATCAAATTGATCAGCGAAACTTTTCCGCAAGCTTTAGTCGGTGCTGGTACGGTCATTTCAACGGAACAATATGACGAAGTGATCAAAAATGGAGCAAAATTCGTTATATCTCCAGGTGCAACCCCAAAATTATTACAACATGCCAAATCTAATTCAATTTGTTTAATTCCGGGCACGGCAACGCCGTCAGAAATGATGCAAGCATTGGAATTAGGTTATGATCATCTCAAATTTTTTCCAGCGGAAGCCAATGGTGGTGCGAAAGCGCTTAGTGCCATCTCCGCACCACTGCCGCAATTGACATTTTGCCCAACTGGCGGAATTTCGGCTAAAAACGTAGCGGAATATCTCGCTTTAAATTGCGTTGCCACTGTGGGAGGTTCATGGATGCTGCCTGCAGAGACAATTGCGGAAAAAAATTGGTCGAAAATCACAGAATTAAGCCAAAGTGCGGTCAAATTAATTCAAGAATTGCGTCAGAAATAACGGAATAATTAAAGTAAAAAAGCCTTGAAAACGTTTATTTTCAAGGCTTTTTCGTATTTGATAGAACTCTATCGAACTATGTTTTGGTGGAGCTGGGGGGAGTTGAACCCCCGTCCGAAATTACTCTACCTTCAGCACTACACGTTTAGTCAGTCTTTAAATTCACTTACCACCAGCGGACAGACACGCAAGTAATAAGCTAGCTTGATTCAATTTAGTGTTTCGATCTCCAAGCCGAAGCGTCCACACGGTCTCGTTTGGGTTTGACTCCGCTTTATCCCCGTCTTACGAGCGGAAGCTAGGGAGCGAAGGCTAAGAGCAGGTTATTAAGCTGCTAAAGCGTATTGTTCGTCGTTTGCGACTATTTTTTTGCGGTTTGTTTACGAGGCCTACCGCACCTCGACGTGCACCTTGGGCTTCGCTAATCCCGTCGAATCCAGAATCAGCCCCAAAAGCGCGGTCAGTTTAACAAAAATTTTGTAAAACACCAAGAAAATTGACCGCACTTCTGTTGATTTGTTTATGCTTAAAGCGGAATAGACGAGAAAAAAACCAATAAAATCGGAGGTGCAATATTTGTCACAAAGCCAAAACTAATAGCTAGTGGAACAACTTCCATTCCCCCCGAACGTTGAATAATTGGCAATGTACAATCCAATGCGGTAGCACCTGATAATCCTACAGCTGTTGAACGATGACGAAACATAAAAAATGGAATGACAAATAAGCTAGCAATTTCACGCATTAAATCATTAAAAAAAGCAATACTGCCAAATATCGGCCCCCATGCGTCATTGATCACTACACTGGATAAGGAATACCAACCTAACCCCGATGCAATTGCCAGCCCTTGGGTAATAGGTAAACGCAATACATAAGCAGACAATATGCCCCCTACTAATGATGTGGCAATCATGATTAATCCAGTATAAATTCCTCGTTTGTTAAACAACACCTCGCGTAAAGAAATACCATTATTACGTAATTGAATTCCGACAAAGAAAATTAGTGTAACTAGTACATAAGTACTTGCATGCAATGGTAAAACAAAATGCCCATAACTGAAAAAACCAACAATAAAACCAAGCAATACCATAGAACAGAGTTTGGCACTATCCAGTAATAATTTCCAACGTGGTGGAATATTATTGCCCAAATGTTTTAACGGCGCAGGATTAAGCCGATCAAATATCACTAATCCAATGATATTACATCCCATAATTAATATGGCAAAACTTAACGCCGAAACGCCGATATCGGGTAATTTAGCTAGCACATCATCAAGTAACCCAAGCGACACGCCCATGACAAATAAAATGACATAAAGTAATAACATAACGAGACGATTAACCTTTCCAAGTAATCGTTCATTACGAGTTTTAATTAAATAGCCCAACAACATAGGCACTAAAACAATTAATAATCCTTCAAACATAACGCTCTCATTTCATTTGAAAATATGGTATTTTAACTAAAAAAAACGATGGAACACAATCAAATGTATCTACGCCGACTTGAAATCATGGGCTTTCGTGGTATTAACCGTTTGTCTATCAATCTTCGTCCTAATATGTTGCTTATTGGGGAAAATACTTGGGGTAAATCAAGTTTACTGGTAGCTCTCAGTCTGATTCTTAATGGGCAAAATACGCTTTATCAATTTACGCTAGAAGACTTTCACCAATCACAAGAACAGCAAAATATCACACTTCTCTTTACCTTTTCAGAACGAGATAACAAAGAAGACAGCAAGGTACAAAATCAAGATTTACATACCGTATTTGTTCCCCATGATGATGGTTTAGATCGTATTTATTTGCGGGTAACCGGTGAGCGACAAGGTAATGATGTTCACACAGATTATTCTTTTTTGAATGAACACGGCGAACCGATTAATCTTGAAAGTGCGGTCGATATCGCGCTAATTTTAATCAATCGCCATCCTATTTATCGTTTCCGAGATGCTCGTGTCAATAAACAAAAATTACATGTTGCAACAACACTTTGCCCCTCATCAACAAATTATGCTTGTCGCGAATTTCTTGCAGTGGGAACACTGCTGCAACATTACTTTATGCGTACTCCCCTAGAAGATCCTGTATTTGATGCCACTAATTTATGGAATGATCTTAAATCTCTTTGCACAAAATTAAAGCAAGATACCAGTCGACAGTTGCAACGCCAATTATTAGAATTTTGGACATCCTTATTGATGCTCGAACGTCATTTAGAGCCTAATTCATTAACGCGCCCGATTTTAATTTTTGAAGATCCGGAAGCACGATTACATCCACGAATGGTAGCAATTTTATGGGAACTTACGCAATATCTTCCTATTCAACGAATTACTACAACTAACTCCGTAGAATTGATTTCACAAGTGGCATTACGCGATATTTGCCGTCTTGTACGTTATACTGATCGCACTCGAGCTTACCAACTTGATCGCCACGATCTTGGCAAAGAAGATTTACGTCGTTTAACCTTTCACGTTCACCATAACCGCAGTCTTGCTTTATTTGCTCGAACTTGGATTTTGGTAGAAGGTGAAACCGAAGTTTGGATTCTTTCAGAGTTAGCGGACTTACTCAGTATTAATCTCGCGACTGAAGGCATTCGTATTGTCGAATTTGCACAATCTGGATTACGTCCGTTAATCAAATATGCGCAAGCGATGGGAATTGAATGGTATGTCTTAACGGACGGTGATGATGCTGGGCGGAAATATACTGAAACCGTAAAAGCAATGTTAAACGCTCAAGAGAAACCTGATGATCGTGTGACCACCTTACCACGCACGGATATAGAGCATTTTTTCTATGCTGAGGGATTTGATGATGTCTTTATTCGCCTTGCCCGCTGGTTACCACAAAATAATTACTTTCCAATGCGTAAAATCATTCAACGCGCAATTCAACGTACTTCCAAACCTGATTTAGCTATTGCGCTATCAAACGAAATTGAACAACGCGGTATGCAAGCCATTCCTGTATTATTTAAACGGTTATTTTCTAAAGTATTAAATCTAACCAGAACACAATAAACTATTTATTTATACAGTAATTTATGCTAAAGTGCGGTCGAAAAAAGCGTATTTTTAAAATTCAGATTTTTTGACCGCACTTTATGAACAACATTATTCGTAAAATTATTCACATTGATATGGATTGTTTTTATGCCGCTGTAGAAATGCGCGAAGATCCATCTTTAGTCGGAAAACCTATTGCTGTCGGCGGTTCAAGTCGCCAACGCGGTGTGCTAACTACGTGTAATTATGAAGCCCGAAAATTTGGCTGTCGGAGTGCTATGCCTACGGCGCAAGCTTTCAAACTTTGTCCAAATCTCATCTTGCTCCCCGTACGAATGGAATTATATAAATCTGTTTCAACACAAATTCATGAAATTTTTCATCGTTATACCGATATTATTGAGCCTTTATCGCTCGATGAAGCCTATTTAGATGTCACCGATTGTAAGCAATGTTCAGGATCTGCAACGTGGATTGCCCAAGAAATTCGCCAAACGATTTTTAACGAATTACATCTCACCGCTTCAGCGGGTATTGCACCATTAAAGTTTCTAGCTAAAGTTGCCTCTGATCAAAATAAACCCAATGGTCAATTTGTGATTCGTCCTGATGAAGTCGAGCCGTTTATTACAACTCTTCCTTTACATAAAATCCCCGGTGTAGGAAAAGTCACATACGAGCACTTACGACAAATGGGATTAGAAACCTGTGGCGATGTACAAAAACTAAGCCTACCTATTTTAGTGAACCAATTTGGAAAAATGGGGAAACGTATTTGGGATTTTAGCCATGGTCTTGATGAACGCGAAGTACAATCCCATCGAGAACGAAAATCTGTCGGTGTAGAACGAACCTTGTCTTATAACATTTCTCACTTTACAGAAAGTTTAGAAATTTTATCCGCACTTTATCCAGAATTGGAACGTCGTACATTACGAGCTAAATCAGACATTCCACTTACGTGTTATCAGAAAATAGGCGTAAAACTTAAATTTGATGATTTTCAAGTCACAACAGTAGAAAAAAGTGCCATGGAATTTAGACAGAAAAGCTTTGAACAATTATTAGAAAAAGCATGGGAACGTTGTCATGGGCGTACAGTGCGCTTAGTAGGAATTCACGTTATTGTGCCTGAAAAAACGCAAGAAATACAGCTAGACTTGTTATAAACAAAAACGCGCTATCATCGCGCGTTTTATTATTTATTGATACTTATTTTTTCGCTTTATCATTCCGTTGGTTCGCGATGTTATCAAGATATTCTGGTGTAATATCGCCTGTCACATATTTTCCGGTAAATACTGATGTATCAAACTCACGAATATGTGGATTTTCTTGTTGAATCGAAATTTCTAATGAAGCTAAATCTTGGAAAACCAGTTTATCGACACCAATTAATTTGGCAATTTCATCCACATCACGACCATAAGCAATCAGCTCATGTTTGGTTGGCATATCGATACCATATACATTAGGATAACGAATTTCAGGAGCGGCTGAAGCAAAATAGATTTTATTTGCGCCAGCAGATCGCGCCATATCTACAATTTGTTCTGATGTGGTACCGCGTACAATCGAGTCATCCACCAACAAAACATTTTTACCTTTGAATTCTGACGAGATCGTATTTAATTTACGACGCACAGCACTCACGCGTTGTGTTTGACCTGGCATAATAAAAGTACGACCAACATAACGATTTTTCACAAAACCTTGACGATAGGGTATGCCCAATACTGTTGCAATACGCAACGCAATATCATTTGAGGTTTCAGGTACTGGAATCACTACATCAATATCTAAATCTTTCCATTCCCGTGCAATTTTTTGACCTAAACGTTCCCCCATATGCACACGAGCTGCATAAACAGAAACGCCATCAATAGTTGAATCTGGACGCGCAAAATAAACATATTCGAAAATACACGGTGTGAGTTTAGTATTTTCTGCACAGATTTCCGAATAAATATCACCATTAAAAGTGACATATATTGCTTCGCCAGGTTTTACATCACGTACAAATTCAAAACCAACTGTATCTAACGCGACTGTTTCGGATACAAACATATAATCTGTTCTGCCGTTTTCTTCCCGCTTTCCTAACACTAATGGACGGATTCCATTCGGATCACGAAATGCCACCAAACCATGATCAATAATCATTGCGACACAAGCATAAGCACCACGAATATCCTTATTTGTCGCTTTAATTGCAGTAAAAATATCTGCTGCATCTAGTTCATGTTTATGAATTTGGTCTATATGGTAAGCCAAGATATTGAGTAAGGCTTCAGAATCGGATTTGGTATTGATATGACGGCGGGCTTCATGAAAAAGTTTTTCTTTTAACTCATCCGAGTTCGTTAAGTTACCATTATGTACAAGCGTAATACCATAAGGTGAATTCACATAAAAAGGTTGCGCTTCAAATTCACTGGAACTCCCAGCAGTCGGATAACGCACATGACCTAATCCCGCATTCCCTTGCAAGCGTTCCATGTGTACTTGTTGGAACACATCTGTCACTAAACCATTCGCTTTACGTAAGTGAAAACAA from the [Actinobacillus] rossii genome contains:
- the ilvD_3 gene encoding dihydroxy-acid dehydratase; this translates as MGALSFGHLATAFVPSGPMGTKISNKYKVQVRQQYAAGLIGKDELQAMENDSYHSVGTCTFYGTANTNQLVFEAMGLMLPGSAFVPVNSKLREKLTVLCAKQMLKIQSSGNDFRPLAKVLDEKSLVNGIVALLASGGSTNHTIHLIAVARAAGFILTWQDFSQLSEAVPLLTRIYPNGPADINDFHQAGGVPLLMQLLAERGLIHLDATPIYGNMQDYCKIPTLENDEIVYKSIEDSLNPDVIASRGQYFSPQGGLKMVSGNLGTGVIKVSAVEKTYQKLTALALVFEDQNEVVRAYQNGQLKRDAVIVVRNSGPAARGMPELHKLMPILGNVMEEGYRVMLVTDGPLSGASGKVPSIIHMSPESVKGGPLAFIETGDMVEIDVEKGTIHCLADLSQRSAYQPDLSAAYYHSGRELFALFRKNVSSAQEGATVLF
- the eda_4 gene encoding KHG/KDPG aldolase; its protein translation is MQWNLSPQAVFAASPVVPVMVIKKLEDSIPMANALLEGGISVFEITLRSQIAVEAIKLISETFPQALVGAGTVISTEQYDEVIKNGAKFVISPGATPKLLQHAKSNSICLIPGTATPSEMMQALELGYDHLKFFPAEANGGAKALSAISAPLPQLTFCPTGGISAKNVAEYLALNCVATVGGSWMLPAETIAEKNWSKITELSQSAVKLIQELRQK
- a CDS encoding Membrane protein of uncharacterised function (DUF340), giving the protein MFEGLLIVLVPMLLGYLIKTRNERLLGKVNRLVMLLLYVILFVMGVSLGLLDDVLAKLPDIGVSALSFAILIMGCNIIGLVIFDRLNPAPLKHLGNNIPPRWKLLLDSAKLCSMVLLGFIVGFFSYGHFVLPLHASTYVLVTLIFFVGIQLRNNGISLREVLFNKRGIYTGLIMIATSLVGGILSAYVLRLPITQGLAIASGLGWYSLSSVVINDAWGPIFGSIAFFNDLMREIASLFVIPFFMFRHRSTAVGLSGATALDCTLPIIQRSGGMEVVPLAISFGFVTNIAPPILLVFFSSIPL
- a CDS encoding ATP-dependent OLD family endonuclease is translated as MYLRRLEIMGFRGINRLSINLRPNMLLIGENTWGKSSLLVALSLILNGQNTLYQFTLEDFHQSQEQQNITLLFTFSERDNKEDSKVQNQDLHTVFVPHDDGLDRIYLRVTGERQGNDVHTDYSFLNEHGEPINLESAVDIALILINRHPIYRFRDARVNKQKLHVATTLCPSSTNYACREFLAVGTLLQHYFMRTPLEDPVFDATNLWNDLKSLCTKLKQDTSRQLQRQLLEFWTSLLMLERHLEPNSLTRPILIFEDPEARLHPRMVAILWELTQYLPIQRITTTNSVELISQVALRDICRLVRYTDRTRAYQLDRHDLGKEDLRRLTFHVHHNRSLALFARTWILVEGETEVWILSELADLLSINLATEGIRIVEFAQSGLRPLIKYAQAMGIEWYVLTDGDDAGRKYTETVKAMLNAQEKPDDRVTTLPRTDIEHFFYAEGFDDVFIRLARWLPQNNYFPMRKIIQRAIQRTSKPDLAIALSNEIEQRGMQAIPVLFKRLFSKVLNLTRTQ
- the dinB gene encoding DNA polymerase IV, with protein sequence MNNIIRKIIHIDMDCFYAAVEMREDPSLVGKPIAVGGSSRQRGVLTTCNYEARKFGCRSAMPTAQAFKLCPNLILLPVRMELYKSVSTQIHEIFHRYTDIIEPLSLDEAYLDVTDCKQCSGSATWIAQEIRQTIFNELHLTASAGIAPLKFLAKVASDQNKPNGQFVIRPDEVEPFITTLPLHKIPGVGKVTYEHLRQMGLETCGDVQKLSLPILVNQFGKMGKRIWDFSHGLDEREVQSHRERKSVGVERTLSYNISHFTESLEILSALYPELERRTLRAKSDIPLTCYQKIGVKLKFDDFQVTTVEKSAMEFRQKSFEQLLEKAWERCHGRTVRLVGIHVIVPEKTQEIQLDLL
- the purF gene encoding amidophosphoribosyltransferase: MCGIVGIVSQTPVNQSIYDALMVLQHRGQDAAGIVTVDETHCFHLRKANGLVTDVFQQVHMERLQGNAGLGHVRYPTAGSSSEFEAQPFYVNSPYGITLVHNGNLTNSDELKEKLFHEARRHINTKSDSEALLNILAYHIDQIHKHELDAADIFTAIKATNKDIRGAYACVAMIIDHGLVAFRDPNGIRPLVLGKREENGRTDYMFVSETVALDTVGFEFVRDVKPGEAIYVTFNGDIYSEICAENTKLTPCIFEYVYFARPDSTIDGVSVYAARVHMGERLGQKIAREWKDLDIDVVIPVPETSNDIALRIATVLGIPYRQGFVKNRYVGRTFIMPGQTQRVSAVRRKLNTISSEFKGKNVLLVDDSIVRGTTSEQIVDMARSAGANKIYFASAAPEIRYPNVYGIDMPTKHELIAYGRDVDEIAKLIGVDKLVFQDLASLEISIQQENPHIREFDTSVFTGKYVTGDITPEYLDNIANQRNDKAKK